A portion of the Betta splendens chromosome 2, fBetSpl5.4, whole genome shotgun sequence genome contains these proteins:
- the LOC114851127 gene encoding endonuclease domain-containing 1 protein-like: MAFFSLVIFLVVNAFTSVVRCRVEKELSAECRGFFYMGTPPAGLEHDSLRFICQRYNKKPRYVTLYNTVDHIPIYSAYTFKRTDGEKCVDVPWMYEPQLSLTSDTDEMQPFPSGYRHMSFEDAQAVLEDYTNAVLYERGSLNPDEHQDDPEDKASTYTLTNVVPVVPDFNNRVWSKQEHIIRKRLNNYCRGTAYVVTGITTSGKMIRRNNLNRVAVPTYLWSAYCCADYDHNTPYDERYRFPSFAHYCLNEDDQQVVELSVQKLKEFLKKTMFVDQNFQVFLSDCVPPAPSKEHH; the protein is encoded by the exons ATGGCGTTTTTTTCACTGGTCATTTTCCTGGTTGTCAACGCGTTCACATCGGTGGTAAGATGCAGAGTGGAAAAAGAGCTGTCTGCCGAGTGCAGAGGATTCTTCTACATGGGAACGCCACCGGCTGGCCTGGAGCACGACTCGCTTAGGTTCATTTGCCAGCGCTACAACAAGAAGCCGCGCTACGTGACGCTGTACAACACTGTGGACCACATACCTATCTACTCTGCCTACACCTTCAAACGCACCGATGGGGAGAAATGCGTGGATGTGCCTTGGATGTATGAACCTCAG CTCTCCCTGACCTCAGACACCGATGAGATGCAGCCCTTTCCAAGTGGCTACAGGCACATGAGTTTTGAAGATGCCCAAGCTGTCCTGGAGGATTATACCAATGCAGTCCTCTATGAACGCGGTAGCCTCAATCCAGACGAGCACCAGGACGACCCTGAAGACAAGGCCTCCACCTACACGCTGACTAATGTTGTGCCTGTGGTGCCCGACTTCAACAACAGGGTCTGGAGCAAACAGGAGCACATCATCCGCAAACGGCTGAACAACTACTGCCGTGGAACAGCTTACGTCGTGACAGGCATCACCACGTCGGGGAAGATGATCCGGAGGAACAACCTCAACCGTGTCGCGGTGCCCACTTACCTGTGGTCAGCTTATTGCTGTGCTGACTATGACCACAACACTCCTTATGATGAGCGCTACAGGTTCCCATCATTTGCTCACTATTGCCTCAATGAGGATGACCAGCAGGTGGTAGAACTCTCTGTCCAGAAGTTGAAGGAGTTCCTCAAAAAGACAATGTTTGTAGACCAGAACTTTCAAGTATTTCTAAGTGACTGTGTCCCACCGGCCCCCAGTAAAGAACATCACTaa
- the si:dkey-85k7.11 gene encoding endonuclease domain-containing 1 protein — protein sequence MRLFCTCALCFLLLTETHLVSATISNSFRECSHFFYMQTAPVGMRGTSLKRICQKYADKPRYATLYDSSRRLPLYSAYVFKKSDGRSRMDTPWMYEPQLVSDDQTGNMKALPLRADTPPLMEDSQAVLEDYADAVEFRRAPLNPDLHQAEPDDKSSTYTLTNVVPLIADVLVSSWNPYLDIIRRRLNNFCHGKSFMVTGVTVSGRSIKRDNRDRLTVPKHLWLAYCCPWFDRNSPYEVRFMFPSYGGYALNEQAHHSVVEVPLKKLESLLKSQTDIDSDMTIFYKGCISENQFKKRDLVTVPA from the exons GAGCGCCACCATTTCAAACAGCTTTAGAGAGTGCAGCCATTTCTTCTACATGCAAACAGCCCCTGTAGGGATGAGAGGGACCAGCCTGAAGAGGATCTGCCAGAAGTACGCGGACAAGCCGCGTTACGCCACGCTGTACgacagcagccgccgcctcccGCTCTACTCAGCCTACGTCTTCAAGAAATCTGATGGAAGGAGCCGGATGGACACTCCCTGGATGTACGAGCCTCAG TTGGTTTCTGATGACCAGACTGGCAACATGAAAGCTCTTCCCCTCAGAGCAGACACCCCTCCTCTGATGGAGGACAGCCAGGCTGTGCTGGAGGACTACGCGGATGCGGTGGAGTTCCGACGAGCCCCACTGAACCCCGACCTGCACCAAGCAGAGCCCGATGACAAGTCTTCCACCTACACATTGACCAACGTAGTGCCGCTAATCGCAGACGTCCTGGTTTCCTCCTGGAACCCGTACTTGGACATCATTCGCCGGCGTCTCAACAACTTCTGCCATGGTAAATCATTCATGGTGACAGGCGTGACTGTTTCGGGACGGAGCATCAAGAGAGACAACAGGGACCGTCTCACAGTCCCAAAACACTTGTGGCTGGCATACTGCTGCCCATGGTTTGACCGCAATTCGCCGTACGAGGTGAGGTTCATGTTCCCCAGTTATGGGGGCTACGCGCTGAACGAGCAGGCTCATCACAGTGTGGTGGAAGTCCCTCTGAAGAAGCTGGAGAGCCTCCTGAAGAGCCAGACAGACATAGACAGTGATATGACCATTTTCTATAAAGGCTGTATCTCAGAAAACCAGTTCAAGAAGAGAGACCTAGTCACTGTTCCAGCATGA